In the Gemmatimonadota bacterium genome, CGAGGCAGCTCGTGCGGGGTGGAGGCGCGGAGGCGCGCGATCCAGCTGCCGTAGAGCGCGGCGAAGGTCTGCAGGCGATGCGGTAGCTTGCGGTCGACGAGCGCGGCGATCCCGCCGGCGCGCTTCACCAGCGTGGGCGTCGCGAGCGTGGTGATCGCGGAGACGGCGACGGCGATGGTGAAGATCTCGTTGCGCGCCCCGGCCGCCACGCCGAGCGTGGCGATGAGGAACGAGAACTCGCCGATCTGCGCGAGCGAGAGCCCGGCCTGCACCGATGTCCGGAGGCCGGCGCCGCTGAGGAAGGCCCCCATCGACGCCGCGAGGGTCTTGCCGCCCATCACCAGCACCGTGAAGGCGATGATCGTGCCGAGGTGCGCACGAACGACGCCGGGGTCGAGCAGCATCCCCACGGAGACGAAGAAGATCGCGACGAAGACGTCGCGCACCGGATGCACGAGATGCTCGACCTGATCGGACTGCCCCGACTCGGCGACGAGCGAGCCGGCCACGAAGGCCCCGAGCGCCACCGAGTAGCCGAACGAGAGCGCGAGCAGGGCCGCACCGAAGCAGACGCCCACCGCGGCGACGAGAGTCGTCTCATCGCGGCCGAGACCGATCACCGCGCGCATGAAGCGCGGGACCACGAGCAGCCCCACCGCGAGGAGCCCTGTGAGGAAGGTGCCGAGCTGCACAAGCGTGATCCCGATCGTCGTCACGCCGAGCCCGCCGCCGGTCGCGAGCGCGCCCAGCGTGGCGAGCAGCACGATGGCGATCAGGTCCTCGATGATCAGGACGCCGAAGACGAGCTCGGCCACGCGACCGCCCACCTTCAGTTCGGCGAACGTCCGCGCGATGATCGTCGTGGACGAGATCGCGACCATGGCGCCGGCGACGAGTCGTTCGAACGGCGTCCAGCCGAGGAGGTCGGCGAGGAGCGCGCCGAGACCGAACATGAGACCGGTCTCGAGGAGGGCGGCGATCCCGGCGGTGCCGGCGACCTGTCCGACACGACGGAGCCGGAACTCGAGGCCGATCGAGAACATCAGGAGGATCACGCCCAGCTCGGAGAGCGACTGGACGATCGCCTCGTTCGCGACGAACGGGATGCTCGTGTAGGGGCCGACGATCATCCCCGCGGCGAGATAGCCGAAGACGACGGGGAGCCGGAGTCGCTGGAAGAGCACGCTCGTGCCCGCCGCGACCATCAGGACGACGGCGAGGGTACGGAGGAACTCGTGGGCGTCGAGCGCGGGGACCGCCGGCATGCTGGCAATCTAGGGTGACATCCGGGGCATCGCGCCCCGGTCGCGCGAACGTGCCGGCGCACCCATCTTATGCGCACCCCCGACCGGACCTCCCGTGCCCACGACACTCAAGTTCGACATGATCCAGACGGTGGCGCTCGCCGCCGTCGTGCTGTTCTTCGGCTACGGCGTGCGCAAGCGCGTCGGGTTCCTCGACCGGTTCAACATCCCGGCGCCGGTGGTCGGCGGATTCATCTTCGCGGCCCTCGCGCTGGCGCTGCGCCAGAGCGGGCTCCTCGCCCTCGAGTTCGACGCGACGCTTCAGTCGCCCTTCATGGTCGCGTTCTTCACCACGATCGGCCTCGGGGCGAGCCTCGACCTCCTCAAGAAGGGCGGGCCGCAGGTCGTGCTCTTCTGGATCCTCGCGAGCCTGCTCGCCGTCGTGCAGAGCGGGGTGGGCATCGCCCTCGCGGAGCTGATGGGTGTGCATCCGTTCATCGGCCTCCTCTCGGGCTCGATCACCATGACCGGGGGCCACGGCACGGGCGCCGCGTTCGGCAAGGTGATGGAGGAGCAGTACGCCCTCTCCGGGGCCGTGACGGTCGCGATGGCCGCCGCGACCTTCGGCCTCGTGAGCGGCGGACTCTTGGGCGGCCCCGTGGGGACGCGGCTCATCCAGCGATTCGGGCTCAAGTCCGGCGGCGGGAAGGCCTCGCCCGCCAGCGCCGACGCGGCGCTCGACGCCGAGATCGACACGGAGACGGCGGGCGAGGCGCCGACCGCCTACCTGCTCCTGCAGATGATGGCGGTGATCCTCGTCTGCATGGCGCTGGGGACCCTGCTCTCGAAGTGGCTCGGGCAATTCGTGACGCTGCCCGGCTACATCGGTGCGATGCTCGTGGCGGCGATCGTGCGCAACCTGGCCGAAGGCACGAAGCTCCTTCACATCTCCGCCCGCACGGTCGATGACCTCGGCACCATCGCGCTCTCGCTCTTCCTCACGATGGCCCTGATGTCGCTCAAGCTGTGGGAGCTGCTCGATCTCGCGGGCCCGATGCTCGTCATCCTGCTCGTGCAGGTCACGATGATGGGGCTCTTCGCGTACTTCGTGACCTTCCGCCTCATGGGACGCGACTACGATGCCGCGGTCATGGCCGGCGGCCATTGCGGCTTCGGACTCGGGGCGACGCCCAACGCCGTGGCCAACATGAACTCGCTCACTGAGCGATTCGGGGCCGCGCCCAGGGCATACCTCGTGCTGCCGATGGTCGGCGCGTTCTTCATCGACTTCAGCAACGCGATCATCATCACGACCTACATGAACCTCGTCGCGCCCTGAGGCGAACCGGCCTTCAGCGCGCGCTGAGGTCGCGGCGCCCGAACCCGCTGACGACGGCGAATGCCAGCATCGCGACGAGCGCCCACGCGTAGGTGTTGTGCATGCCGAGGGGGGGGGGGGGTCGTCAGCAGCACGGCCCCCGACACGGTACCGACGATCCACAGCTCCGCGCCACGCGCGCTGCCGGCACGCCCCTCGGCGGTGCGCACGAGGCGGTCCAGCAGATCGGTCGCCTGGATGGTGCCGACCAGCGCCATAAGCAGCAGCGTGAAGACGCTGACGCCGACCGCGCGCGAGAACCCGTCGATGATCAGACCGGTCGCCCCGAACGACCCCGGCTCCACGCGCATGAGCGCGCTCGGCGCGAGCAATCCTGCCGCGACGGCGAGGACGATCGTCGCGGCGATGCCGTACAGCAATGCCTCCAGCAGGTGTCGCTTCGCGAGCAGCAGGGCGATCACCAGCATCGGGATGACGAGGAGCACGAGCGGCCCGGGACCGCCCGCGACCTCGGCCGCCACGCGCGAGGCGGCCTCTCCCGCACCCGCGCCGCTCGTCGCGCCCGCGCCGAGCAGGTACGAGGCGAGGAGCGCCGCGAGCCCGGCCGGCACCGCGTAGCGCAGCCGCGCTCGCACCGTGCCGCCGATGTCGGCCCCCTGCGTGCCGCTCGACGCGATCGTCGTGTCGGAGACGGGGGACATCGAATCCCCCCAGGTCGCGCCGGCGAGGATCGCGCCGGCGAGCGCCGCCGGCGCCGCGCCAGCCGCGCCACCCGCGGGATAGAGGAGCGGCCCGGCGACGAGGATCGTGCCGAAACTCGTGCCCGTGGACGTCGACACGAGTGCGCACGCGATGAAGGCGGCAGCCACGTATGCGCCGCCCGCGAGGTCGAGGGCGCGCGCTGTCCACGCCAGCGCGCCGACGAATCCCGACGCGCCGAGCAGCGCGCCCAGCACGCCCGCGAAGAGCCAGGCGCACAGCATGATCATCACGATCCGCTGGCTCATCCCGTCCAGCATCGCCTCGGCGTACCGTGCGCGGTCCTTCGCGAGCAACAGGCCGACGATGAGCGCGGCGAGCAGCACCGGCCAGAACCCCTTCTCGTCCGGCGCGCCGCGGAGCGCGAGGGTGGTGACCCCGCCGAGGAAGACGGCGAAGGGCACGAGCGCGCCCGCGAGTCCGAGGTGGAACGTCAGCGGGGCGGAGGACGCGGAAGCCGTGGGCGTCGACATGGTGGACGAAGATACGCGGACGCGAGTATGCTTCGCGACATGAGCACCCCCGCCGACGATGCCTTCACGTTGTACGATCTCCGCGTCGAGGTCGTGGCGACCGAGCGGTCGATGGTCTGCAATCACCGCGCGGGCGACTGGTTCGAGCTCGTCGGCGAGAACCTCCGCTTCCCGCCGGGGCAGTCGTTCCCGCTCTATCCGCTCGCGGCGATCCTCCCGCTGCTCCCCGCCAAGCAGCGCATGACGCACGCGAACGACTGGATGACGACCGACGCCGAGGTCGCCTGCCCGGACCCGCTGTGCGGCGGCCGCTTCCAGATCACGCGCACCGGCACGAGCACCTGGCGGCACGGCGAGGTCACGCGCGTCCCCCTCACGCCGTGAGCGGTTCCCGTGTCGGGGTGCCACGGAGCGCACTCGCCGACGGGACGCTCGTCCCGCGGCTCATCAAGGGCGGGTGGCAGCTCGCCGGCGGACACGGCGCGGTGGACGAGGCCCGCGCCATCGCCGACATGCACGCGTTCGCCGAGGCGGGGATCACCGCCTTCGATTGCGCCGACATCTATACGGGGGTCGAGGCGCTGATCGGCCGGTTCCTCCGCGAGTGGCGTGCGCGGCACGGCGCCGGCGCGGCAGTGCGCGTGCACACCAAGTGCGTCCCCGACCTCGACCTCCTGCCGCGGCTGACGCGCGCCGACCTCGAGCGCACGATCGACCGCTCGTTGCGCCGCCTCGGCGTCGAGCGGCTGGACCTCGTGCAGTTCCATTGGTGGGACTATGCGCTCGGCGACATGGCAGAGGCGGCCCTCCATCTTGACGCCATGCGTCGCGAAGGGAAGATCGCGCAGCTCGGCGTCACCAACTGCGATGTCGCGCACCTCACCGCGATCCTCGACGCAGGGGTGCCGGTCGTCGCCCATCAGGTGCAATGCTCGCTCCTCGACCGCAGGGCCCTCGGCGCCATGCGCGCGCTCTGCGAGTCGCGCGGCGTCCGCCTGCTCGCCTACGGGGTGCTCGCCGGCGGATTCCTGCACGAGCGCTGGCTCGGCCGGCCGGCGCCCGCGGAACCGCTCGAGAACCGGTCGCTCGTGAAGTACCGGCTCATCATCGAGGAGTGGGGCGGGTGGGAGCCGCTGCAGGCGCTCCTGCGCGCGCTGCATGGCGTCGCCGCGCGGCACCAGACCACGATCGGCGCGGTGGCGGTGCGCTGGGTGCTCGAGCAGCCGCAGGTCGCGAGCGCGATCGTGGGGGCGCGGCACGCGGGCCATCTCCCGGCGACGCTCGCCGCGCTCCACGTCCGGCTCGACGAGGCCGACCGGTCGGCGATCGAGGGGGCGCTCCCCGCGGGCGGCGGCCCGGCGGGCGACGTCTACGCCCTCGAGCGGGAACGCGGTGGGCGGCACGCGGTGATCATGCGCTACGGTCTCAACGCCGCCGCGACGGAATGAGATAGAATGCTTCCTGCCGCGGGAGGAAGAAGCGGTAGCCGTTCGGCGTGAGGTGGGCGCAGTCCTCCATCATCACGAAGACCTTCTTGCCGCCCCACTCGGGGACCACCGTCCCCGTGTTGAGCTCGATGGAGAGGTAGGAGCCATCGCGGAGGCGTTGGCCCTGCGCGAGCGTGTCGGTCCGGAGTGCCGCGCGGAAATCGACCGACGCGCCCAGCCCGTGGCCCTGCGCGCCGAGCGGGTGCGAGTAGACCATCGCCTCGATCCCCTTCTCGCGCATCTCGGCCATGGTCAACGTGAACACCTCGCCGCCCGTGCGACCGGGGCGCGCGGCGCGCAACATGAGGGCGTCCTGCAGGGCATTGGTGTTCGCGAGGGCGCGCTTGAGGCCGGCGGGAGCGTCCGTCTCCCCGGGCTTCAGCACGTAGGCCATCTTCTGCCAGTCGGTGTCGAACCCCATGTAGGTGATGCCGAAGTCGATGTGCACGAGGTCGCCGGCGACGATCGTCGTGCTCTCGGGTGCGACGGCGACGAAGCCGCGCGAGGTCGCGATGTCGCCCGTGGCGCGCTGGATCCGGAGGTCGGGTTGGAACCAGGTGCGGACGCCGGCGGCCCAGAGCATGTCGTACAGTGCCCGGCGCACGTCCCCCACGGTCGTGGTGCCCGGGGTGATGACCTCGGGCGAGAGGGCGCGCCGCACGATCTCCTCGGTCACGGCGACGCCAGCGCGGTAGTGCTCCAGCTCCTCGGGCAAGCGCGTGTCGAGGTATTCGGTGGTGAGTCGCTGGGCGCTCGTGAAGCGTGCGGCGGCGTCAGGGCCCATCGCCTCGGCGAGGAACAGGTAGGCGTCATGTCCGAGTGCGCGCGTCTGTCCGCGGCCTCCGCCGATGCTGAGCGCGATCGTGCGCGGCTGGTATCGCTCCCAGAGCCGACGCAGGGTCGGCCCGGCCGGCAACGGTTCGGTCGTCGCGGCCTCGAAGAACCGCGCGAGGTTCTCCTCGGTGTAGCCGGTGATCGCGAACTTCTTGAGGCCCTCCGCGCCGGCGTCGACGAAGACGAAGATGTCCCGGTTGCCGGTGTACGGGCGCGGCGGGGCGACCAGCGGCACGACCGGGTCGTCGTGGAACTCCTCGTTGACCACGATCCACATCGTGACCTCGTGCGCCCGCATCATCGGAAGGAGCCGTTCGTGCTTGGTGCGCAGCCACTGCTCCCGCACGGCGATCTGCTCGCTCCAGGTGAGGAGCTTCGCGGCGGAGGCGATGACCGGACGTCGGCCTGGCGTGACCGGTTGCGCCGTGAGCGCAGGCGCCCCGAGATGGAGTGCGGTCGCGAGGGCGAGGGCGGCGATGGGGAGCGACGGGGCAGCGCGCATGAGCGGGTCGGATGAGGAGAGGGGCGCGAGGGACGCGGTGTCGTGCCGGGGCGTGCCGCCGCCGGTGTCTACGGCGCGCGCACCCACCGCTGGGTACGGCCGAGCAGGGCGACCCCGATGAAGCCACGCAGGGCGAGCGACTTGCCATCGGGCGCGACGCGGGCGGTCGCGCGGTAGGTCTTTCCGGTGTCGGGGTCGAGCACCTCCCCGCCGCTCCACGCCTCCCCGTCCCAGCGGAGGCCCGAGAGGATGACCATCCCTTGCAGCGGCTGATCCTTCCGTGCGCCACTGCAGAGCGTGCAGCGCTTGCCGGGCGGCTCTCCCGGGATCAGCGAACCCGCGATGGTCCCGACGAGTTCACCCCCCGTGACCCGGATGCTGATGATGCCGCGTGGCTTGCCGTCGACGTCCGAGATGGTGTGCCAGGTCCCGACGGGAGACGGCTGTGCGGCGAGCAACGCGGGAGCGATGGCCAGCGCGACGGCGAGCAGGAGTCCAGTTGCGCGAAGCATGCTCATGAATCTAGGGCTTGGACGGTCTCTCTGCGTTCCGCCGCGCCCCGACGGAAGCGCGGTGGAATGTTGGGCTGGCGGCCCGTCGTGCGAAGTCGCACGAATGCAGGGATCCCTGTCCGGGTGGTCTCTGGTGCTCTCTGGTGCTCTGGTGCTCTCTGCCGCGCATCCACGGCACGCACGCGGAGGTCGAGGAGCTGCCGCGCGGCTACCTTTCGCGCGTGCGGAACTCCACCCGCTCCCCCAATCGCCCACCATGACCCGCGCGCTCCGACGAGTCGTCGTCTTCGCCGCCGCCGTGCTGCTCCTTCTCCTGCCGCTCGCGATCCCACCGGCGGATGCCGTGCTGCCGGCCGGCCCGCCGCTGGCGCGTGCGTTCGTCTGGGGGCGCGATTCCGCCTTCCGGGCGCTCGAGGCGCGATTCGCCGATGCGCGCGTGCGGGGGTGCGCCGACTCGGTGGGATCACAGCGCGCGCTCGACGCGATGGAGCGCCGCATCGCGGGGATCGCAGCGCTTCCGCTCGCCCCGGACGCGCCCGCATTCGATTCGCTCGAAGCGGAGTGGTTCGGCCTCGCGCCCGAGGCCGCTGCCTGTGCGCCGGTGGCCTCGCGCTACGTGTCGGCCCAGGCGCGCCTGCGGGAGGCGGTGAAGCGGCAGTCGATGGGCTGGGACGTGAACGCGACGCCCGCGCGCGATAGGCTCTACCGGGCGCTGTACGGGGGCCGAGCGGCGGTGGAGGAGGTCATGCTGCAGCAGGGCCCGGCGGTCCCCACGTTGCTCGCCGGCCGCGATGAACCCTCGGCGACGCCGTCGGCGGTCTCCAACGGCGTGCGCCTGCACTCGGGCGACATCCTCGTCTCGCGCGGCGGGTACCCGACGAGCGCGCTCATCGCGCGCGGCAACGACTATCCGGGCAACTTCTCGCACATCGCGCTGGTGCACATCGACTCGGCGACGCGCGCCATCACGGTGGTCGAGGCGCATATCGAGCTCGGCGTCGCGATCACGACGGCGGACGGGTATCTCGCCGACAAGAAGCTGCGGCTCATGGTCCTGCGGCCCCGCGCCGACCTGCCGGCGATGGTCGCCGACCCGCTGCTGCCGCACAAGGCCGCGACGGCGATGCTCGCGCGCGCGCGCGCCGGGCACATCCCGTACGACTTCGCGATGGACTACACCGATGCGTCACGGCTCTTCTGTTCGGAGGTCGCGTCGCAGGCGTACCGCGCCGAGGGACTGCCGCTGTGGATGGGACTCTCGACCATCTCGCGTCCCGGGCTGCGGCACTGGCTCGGCTCGTTCGGCGTGCGGCACTTCGCCACACAGGAGCCGTCCGATCTGGAGTACGACCCGCAGGTGACGGTGGTCGCGGAGTGGCGCGACGCGGCCACGCTATTCGAGGACCACATCGACAACGCGGTCACCGATGCGATGCTGGAGGGGGCGGAGCGCGGCGACCGCTTGACGTACCCGTGGTACCAGCTGCCGGTGGCGCGACTGCTCAAGGGATGGAGCTGGCTGGTGCAGCGCACGGGGCGTCCGGGGACGATCCCGGAGGGGATGTCCCCGGCGGCCGCGCTGCGCAACCGCGGGTACGGGGCACGGCACGATGCGTTCGCGGCGGAGGTGCGGACCGCGGCCGAGGCGTGGCGTGCCGAGCGCGGGTACGCGCCGCCGTACTGGGTGCTGCTCGACCTCGCGCGGGCCGCCGTCGCCGACTGATCCCCCGACGGGCCGCGGGGGCCGAGGATGCGGTCGGGCCAGCGCCTCAGGGCTTGGGAAGGTCGATCGACGGGTTCCGCGTGAAGAAGCCGACCGGCCGGATCTCGAAGCTGTGCCGCGCGACGGGCATGAGCGGCCAGTCCTCCGGTCGCGGCACGTGGTGGAAGCCCATCGTCACCCAGGCGACCACGTCGGTGTTCGCGATGGCGCGGTCGGCGGCGGTCCACTTCGCGAGGCCATCGGGCGCCACGCTCGCGGTGGGATAGTCGCCGCCGGCATAGAGCTCGCGCCGCGCATACGGCGTCACCCAGAGCATGTGCTCGGTGAAAGCGCCGCGCTGTTGCATGTAGTCGTCCGGCGAGAGCAGGGACATCGCGCTGTGGCTCTCGATCTGGTAGCCGACGTTGCCGCTGTACGGTCCCTTCACCGCGGGGTTCACGAACCGCCAGAACTCCGGCGCCGCCATCGTCGACATGCGCATGCCGTCGCGTTCGGTCCGGGCCTCGCTCGACTCGACTGCCCAGATGCTCCGCCTCGGGTTCTCGGCTGGCAGGCGCTGCGTCCGGACGCGATCGACGACGAGCGAGTTGGCCGGGCCATCGACGTCGAGGTCGATGCGGAAGGAGAAGAAGTGGCTGTGGTTGATGCCGACGCGCCCCGGGGCGATGAGGCGGCCGTACTGCTCGTCCGCCGCGGTGCCGGCGAACCCCTTGGTCGCGTCCATGCCGGTGGCCGCCGCGTCGACGCGCACGGTGCCGTCCTGCTGGAACACCCAGTCGAACAGGTAGTCGTAGTTCCCCGCGGTCATGAACATGCGCAGCACGAGGTCGCGCTTCGGCCGCGCCTCGACCACCGTGCCGCCCTCACGTCCGTGGCGCCAGGCGACGTCCCCGGCGCCGCGTTCGAACAGGCAGGCCGTGCGGGCGCGGAGGCGCGGGCGTCCGCTCGCGGTCACGATCCACGAATCAAAGTAGGTCGCGAACTCCGGGCACTCGACGCCGCGCTCGAGCGAGCTCGCGATGCCCCCGAACTTCGCGGGGTAGGTGCCGAGGTCGAAGAAGCCCTGGTAGTTCCACGGGTCGTTCGGATCCATGTACGGAACGAAGAGCTCGGAGAGCGAGCCCTGATACATGACCGAGCGATCGCGGCCGCCGTCAGCATAGCGGACATTGGAGACCACCAGGCCGCGGCGCATGTCCGTCCGGAACTGGAACTTCCAGTTCTGCCAGCTCACCTCCTTGCCGGCGAGCTGATACGTCGGTCCGCCGGGCTGGACCATCATCACCGGATTCGGCGAGGCGCGCGTCGGACCGATCGCCTCCGGATCATAGTCGCCCACCGGGCCGGTGCGCGGCCGCACCCCGGTGTCGACGACGCGGAGGACCTTCTCCGCGCCGACGTCGATCACGACCACGAGTCCCTCGAACACCTCGCCGTAAGCGATGCGGCGCTGTTCATCCGTCTCGCACAGGGCGTGGACGACGCGCTTGCCCCGCTCTTCCGGCAGGTCGAAGTAGCCGTGGTTCGCCGGGTAGCATCCCACTTGGGTGAAATCGGTGATGCCGCGCTTGCGGATCGCGTCGCGCACGCGCGGATCGGCCATCGCGACGCGGTCGACGATGCCGCCCTCGGCGCCGTTGGTCATGTACTGCCGGCCCGGCACCTCCGTCCACGAGAGGACGCGCTTGCCAGTGAGGTCCACGATGGCCTCGTAGCCGCGGCCACTCTGGTAGACGTGCACGAGTGCTTCGCGTCGGAATGGCTGTCCCGGTCGCCACGCGAGGACCTCCGCCTTCTCGGGTTCGTGGAGGCCGAGGTAAAGGTAGAGCGTCGTGCTGTCGGTGCGACCGGCGGTCCGCAGGGCGTCGTAGGCCGCCCAGTGCTCACTGCCCGAGAGCCCGTCCAGCGGATGCGTGGGGGCCTGCGCGCGGAGCGGCAGGGCGATGAGCAGCAGGGCGATCGAGAACAGGGCGCGACGCATCGGGGGTCCGGGGCGATGGGAAGCGACGCCGGCCGGCGTCGGACCGGGAAGGTACGGATTCATCAGCGGTCCCACCACCGCGTCAGCCGGTCACCCGACCTTCGCGCGGGCGCGGAGTTGCGCGATGCGGGCGCGCACGAGCTTCTGCACGAGTGCCGCTGACGGCGGAGCCGTCAACGGGAAGCGGACGGTCCCCTTGGAGAAGCCGCATCCCTCGAGTGCCTTCGCGTTGGCCCGCACGATCGACTCGCCGATGGGATAGAGCGAGATGTGCGCCTTCCAGCCCGCGTAGAAGACGAGTGCCTTGCCGTCGAGCCGCAGGCCGGGGATGCCATAGCTGAAGTGCTCCACCGCGGCAGGGGCAGCGGCGCGGACCGCGGCGCGCAGCTTGCGTACCTCCTTGGCGACCGGCGCGGGCAACGCCGCGATGTAGGCGCGGATCCTCGTCGCCATCGTGGTCGCGTCATGGTCAGCGACCGCGCGTCGGCGCGTGCGCGAGGTGGCGCGGGGTGTCATGGCTCAGTCCTCGAGGATGCGGGAGTGTCGACGCGTATCGGGCATCACCGCGTACACGATGAGCGAGGCGAAGATGATCGCCGTCGCGTACCAGTAGAACCAGCGCTCGTGGCCGGCGCCCTTGAGCGCCAGCGCCACGTACTCGGCCGTCCCGCCGAAGAGCGAGACGGCGAGGGCGTAGGGTAGGGCGACGCCGAGCGCCCGCACCTCGGTGGGGAAGAGCTCCGCCTTCACGACCGCGTTGATGCTCGTGTAGCACGAGACCGCGAGCAGTGCGGCGGTGAGCAGCAGAAATGCCCGGAGGGGCG is a window encoding:
- a CDS encoding DUF1801 domain-containing protein — translated: MTPRATSRTRRRAVADHDATTMATRIRAYIAALPAPVAKEVRKLRAAVRAAAPAAVEHFSYGIPGLRLDGKALVFYAGWKAHISLYPIGESIVRANAKALEGCGFSKGTVRFPLTAPPSAALVQKLVRARIAQLRARAKVG
- a CDS encoding TIGR04076 family protein, with the protein product MSTPADDAFTLYDLRVEVVATERSMVCNHRAGDWFELVGENLRFPPGQSFPLYPLAAILPLLPAKQRMTHANDWMTTDAEVACPDPLCGGRFQITRTGTSTWRHGEVTRVPLTP
- a CDS encoding cation:proton antiporter; the encoded protein is MPAVPALDAHEFLRTLAVVLMVAAGTSVLFQRLRLPVVFGYLAAGMIVGPYTSIPFVANEAIVQSLSELGVILLMFSIGLEFRLRRVGQVAGTAGIAALLETGLMFGLGALLADLLGWTPFERLVAGAMVAISSTTIIARTFAELKVGGRVAELVFGVLIIEDLIAIVLLATLGALATGGGLGVTTIGITLVQLGTFLTGLLAVGLLVVPRFMRAVIGLGRDETTLVAAVGVCFGAALLALSFGYSVALGAFVAGSLVAESGQSDQVEHLVHPVRDVFVAIFFVSVGMLLDPGVVRAHLGTIIAFTVLVMGGKTLAASMGAFLSGAGLRTSVQAGLSLAQIGEFSFLIATLGVAAGARNEIFTIAVAVSAITTLATPTLVKRAGGIAALVDRKLPHRLQTFAALYGSWIARLRASTPHELPRRRRLTRRLALDSALLAVIIIGAIAERGRFATLLHGWIDVEPERGELLVRLGAIALALPVVAAVFLTARHLAGELALQALPLPGKRLDTARAPRRALTATFHIGLTSLALVVPLLLLQPLLPRYSAPAIVGGFLVLLVGAVWQATRDLEGHARAGAEVIATALVQELDRNTESHDLTRTMERMVVMLPGLGEPVLMTVAPGSRCDGRTLGEVDLRGLTGATVMAITKDAEGKRRSFVPTATERLDAGDLVAIAGAPEAIEQAREMIEHGTAPPIPIAQRGSRAMTAVSE
- a CDS encoding aminopeptidase P family protein; protein product: MRAAPSLPIAALALATALHLGAPALTAQPVTPGRRPVIASAAKLLTWSEQIAVREQWLRTKHERLLPMMRAHEVTMWIVVNEEFHDDPVVPLVAPPRPYTGNRDIFVFVDAGAEGLKKFAITGYTEENLARFFEAATTEPLPAGPTLRRLWERYQPRTIALSIGGGRGQTRALGHDAYLFLAEAMGPDAAARFTSAQRLTTEYLDTRLPEELEHYRAGVAVTEEIVRRALSPEVITPGTTTVGDVRRALYDMLWAAGVRTWFQPDLRIQRATGDIATSRGFVAVAPESTTIVAGDLVHIDFGITYMGFDTDWQKMAYVLKPGETDAPAGLKRALANTNALQDALMLRAARPGRTGGEVFTLTMAEMREKGIEAMVYSHPLGAQGHGLGASVDFRAALRTDTLAQGQRLRDGSYLSIELNTGTVVPEWGGKKVFVMMEDCAHLTPNGYRFFLPRQEAFYLIPSRRR
- a CDS encoding DUF2147 domain-containing protein produces the protein MSMLRATGLLLAVALAIAPALLAAQPSPVGTWHTISDVDGKPRGIISIRVTGGELVGTIAGSLIPGEPPGKRCTLCSGARKDQPLQGMVILSGLRWDGEAWSGGEVLDPDTGKTYRATARVAPDGKSLALRGFIGVALLGRTQRWVRAP
- a CDS encoding aldo/keto reductase produces the protein MPRSALADGTLVPRLIKGGWQLAGGHGAVDEARAIADMHAFAEAGITAFDCADIYTGVEALIGRFLREWRARHGAGAAVRVHTKCVPDLDLLPRLTRADLERTIDRSLRRLGVERLDLVQFHWWDYALGDMAEAALHLDAMRREGKIAQLGVTNCDVAHLTAILDAGVPVVAHQVQCSLLDRRALGAMRALCESRGVRLLAYGVLAGGFLHERWLGRPAPAEPLENRSLVKYRLIIEEWGGWEPLQALLRALHGVAARHQTTIGAVAVRWVLEQPQVASAIVGARHAGHLPATLAALHVRLDEADRSAIEGALPAGGGPAGDVYALERERGGRHAVIMRYGLNAAATE
- the gltS gene encoding sodium/glutamate symporter; its protein translation is MIQTVALAAVVLFFGYGVRKRVGFLDRFNIPAPVVGGFIFAALALALRQSGLLALEFDATLQSPFMVAFFTTIGLGASLDLLKKGGPQVVLFWILASLLAVVQSGVGIALAELMGVHPFIGLLSGSITMTGGHGTGAAFGKVMEEQYALSGAVTVAMAAATFGLVSGGLLGGPVGTRLIQRFGLKSGGGKASPASADAALDAEIDTETAGEAPTAYLLLQMMAVILVCMALGTLLSKWLGQFVTLPGYIGAMLVAAIVRNLAEGTKLLHISARTVDDLGTIALSLFLTMALMSLKLWELLDLAGPMLVILLVQVTMMGLFAYFVTFRLMGRDYDAAVMAGGHCGFGLGATPNAVANMNSLTERFGAAPRAYLVLPMVGAFFIDFSNAIIITTYMNLVAP